In the Salvia miltiorrhiza cultivar Shanhuang (shh) chromosome 8, IMPLAD_Smil_shh, whole genome shotgun sequence genome, tttaaaagaatatattACTAGGTCACTGATGGGTATCTCTATATAAACAAGCTATGTTGGTGGAGGCATTGAGTTGTATTATGAATTATTATTGAATTCTAGCTAACTTTGTGTATAAGTGCTTCACTTTGTATTAGCTTTCTTTGCCTGTGCATTTCGTTGTGGATTTGACATCGAGAGAATGTTCTCTGTGGTGGCTTTACATGTTATCTCTTGTTGCTAGATATACAACTCTAATCACTCACATTGAGCACTAGATTCACAATCCAAAATACTCATAAAGCGGTTAGCATTACAGATTGATTCTTTCTATAAATTGAAGAAGTTTCGTCACCTTCACCACAACAAATTCACAGTATACGGTTAGCATTACAGATCTAGCAATCTTTTTAGATTTATTGTTTTAAGTTTTTTCTGTTACTTGCTAAGAGCAATCAAAATTGATGCGACGGGCCGACTCTGTTACTTGGCTTTTGCTTCTCCAAATTGAGACTGAGAAAGACAATTAAGAAGATCAGCAGAATAATGCAAGCACACTAAGTTCTCTTAGAAACCTGGTTGTATAATCTTATTTATTTGGAGTAGAATAACTTGTGATGTAAATATAAGTTTATAGTTgaatatattttgaaaatggTTTggcaattaaatataaatatcaaggtaaaactaatataataagggGAAGATATGTAATGAATGAGGCAATATAAGTTGCTATGAAATAAAGGCCAGTTAGTAGTACATACCCactccgtcccccaaataacttcctaacTTTTCTTATTTGGTCCGTCCCCAAAAAAACTtccctttctatttttggactataccccaccacaaACTTACCCCATTTACCCTTACTTTTcaacttttcacaactctcaattcCCCATTTACCTTATTTTCTATCTTTTCACCTTTTCGTCTTAAAACACGTGCCCCTCCCTCCCTCCtgggaagttatttgggggacggagggagtattttatatatAGGGACAAAATTTGACTATTTCCAAGTGAAACCATGTAGCAGTTATACGTGATTTTATTACTCCATTACACATTTTTATCGACATACTTAGTGTCATCTTCCAAATTAATAAACTCTGCAGAATTTGACAAGGGTACTTCTACATGTACTTGTTCAGAACGATTGATATAAATACATTAAATGAATCCGAATCTATATATACATGATGTTTTCAATCCAGATTACATGTTGTTTTGCGCTTGTATATTCAAGTGAATTGTATTTGGGTAGTATCAGGGTTCTAATGCTGAAAACTAGCATACAATGTTTCAaagttcatttttattttgtttctcgATTTGTAAAACTGATGGCTTTCAATTAGACAGTTCCTTGTCGATGGTTGGGAATATGACATTTGCTCTAGTACCTTCGGTTTTTGTACATACATAAGGTATCTTCAAATTCAATGATAAGAATCGTTTTGGTGCAATGATTCTTCAATCAATACACCTCTTGATGATGACAACTTATGTTCATAGTTTGTTTGGTCTTTTAATGAATCATCACTGTAGTGGTTGGTTGCTAGATCCTGTGGCTATCCCAATTTCTAACGAACTTATCAATTGAGAAATTAAAGATTCTTTTGTGGCTATGCAATCTAACATGGTTATCATATTTTTTCTGGTTGATACTTGTGAAATCTATTATATTATGCTGTTCTAAAAAATTAGGCGCATGTTAAACTTTTTATCTATTTTGTTATTTCTTCATTTTGGCTTCCGTGTTCTTAAATTATCAGTTCCTTTTTTATGATGGTAGATTCTGTCCATGCTTTCTAGCAtggtttatttttacttttggaATGTAATTCACTAGGTGTTTTACCCTCTGTTTGATGTGTATCTCATACCTTACTATGATTCTTACATATGTTGTGATCATTGAAAAACTTGTATCCACTTTAGGAGCTACATGTTTGTGATGGGTGTGAATTTTACCCAACTCTGTGGCACGTTAGTTTTTTATCACCTTGCCATTGGAGTCCAAGCGAAATCTGGTTGCTCTATATCGTAGTTGCCTTGAAATGCTGTAAAAATTGAATCCTGCTGCGTTATCTGTAACtttgtataatttttattgGTAAACTTGTAATAGGATTCTTACATAAAAATATCACTATATTCTTCTTGCAGGGGGTTGCAACTGGACCAATTGTTGCTCCATCTAGTACTTATTCTGAGACTTTTGGGGCTCGTATTGATTCTCCTACAACTAAGGTATCTTCAATTTCCAAGACAAATGAAAATAAGGGAGTTAATATTAACAGATCTCATGAGGTTCCTGGGAAATCCAGTACAGATTGGACAACTTCAGATGCCAGCTCAAGTGGGGGCTTGTCCCGTGATATTTTAGCCAAAGCTAAGTTAACTCTTCAAAAGAAGAAAGAGCTTGCAGAGAGGATGAAGAAGATTTCTTCAGTAAGTTCTTATATTATTGATTCATGTGCTTgttttatatttgaaaatacTTTTTGATGTTACCTACTATCTGTACTTAGTAGTTAGAGACAATAAAAATGcgttattttgtatttttactTGCGTCTAATTTGTGAAATCCATCCTTTCAACTCATGTAGTTGAACAGTAATGTGGGCTCAACAGGAGTGGGTAATCAAAGAGCAAAACCTTCTTCCTCAGGCGTACTCCCGAGTCTAACTAGTGCTCCAGTCAGTGTTCCTACCGAAGGGATGCCAAGCACACCTAATCCTGCTGCCCCATTACAGGCAGGTGTTCCTCAGATTGCTGGACTAACAGCACAGAACGTTGAAGCTGTAAAACGTGCACACGAATTGGCTGCTAAGATGGGATTTTGGCAAGACCCTGAGTTCACTACCGTCTTTAATGCATTTCCAGGGCAGATGCCGCCGGATGTTACCATCCAACCGAAACCTTCAAAAGTTCCTGTTCTTCGTTTGGATGCAATGGGCCGGGAAATTGATGAGGAGGGGAAAGTCGTGGATATTCCGAAAGCGCAAAGCCTTAGCACTCTCAAGGTATTGGATTGTTATCATAGCTATCAATAAATACTTGATTATTCCAGGATTCTGGACCCTATTTCagtaatgaaaaatgaaaaattaactTTTAATTGGTAAGCACCATTGTATGTAATCCATTTTGGTGTTTTGCTTATTTATGCCTGTTCTTCTGTCTCCTAGGTGAATATCAACAAGCAAAAGAAAGATGCCTTCCGAATTCTCAAACCTGAACTTGATGTGGATCCTGAAACAAATCCACATTTTGATCCTAGGGTGGGGATTAATAAAAATAAGCTATTAAGGACTAAGAGGCCAACAATGCAGTTTGTCGAGGAAGGCAAGTGGTCAAAAGATGCAGAAAGCATTAAACTGAGGGTATTGTCTCCTTTCATTTATGCCATATTTTATGTGCTTGCATTATTCTGCTGATCTTCTTAATTGTCTTTCCCAGTCTCAATTTGGAGAAGCAAAAACCAAAGAGCTTAAGGCAAAGCAAGCCCAGCTGGCAAAGGCAAAAGCAGAGCCAGATATAAATCCAAATCTGATAGAGGTAGGAGAGAGAGTGATTACCAAGGAAAAGCCCAAGGAATCAATTCCTGATGTCGAGTGGTGGTAAGTCAAGCCAGATATCAATCCCTGTTTTAAGGAAATAGTCATCTGTTTGGCAAGCATTACTAAACTACTTTTCCTTGACTTTTCAGGGATGTGCCTTTTCTACGCTCTGGTAGCTATGGTGATATAATTGATGGTCGCATAGACGTAGATAATATCAAGATGGACAAAATTACCATATATGTTGAACACCCTCGACCAATTGAACCTCCGGCTGAACCAGCTCCGCCTCCACCTCAACCATTAAAGCTAACTAAGAAGGAGCAGAAGAAACTTCGCACACAGCGTCGGTTGGCTAGGGAAAAAGATAGGCAAGAGATGATTAGACTTGGTGTTTTGGAGCCACCAAAGCCTAAAGTGAAAATGAGCAACCTCATGAAAGTTCTTGGATCAGAAGCAACACAGGACCCCACAAAGCTTGAAATGGAAATAAGAAGTGCTGCAGCTGAGCGTGAGCAGGCTCACATTGACAGGAACATTGCCCGTAAGCTCACGCCAGCAGAGCGCCgtggaaagaaagagagaaagctATTTGATGATCCCAGCACCCATGATACAATTGTTTCGGTTTACAAGATCAATGACCTCTCTCATCCCCAGTCCCGTTTTAAGGTTGATGTTAATGCCCAAGAGAACAGGCTGAGTGGATGCGCAATAATTTCAGAAGGCATAAGTGTTGTCGTTGTTGAGGGTGGTTCCAAAGCAATCAAGAGATACGGGAAGCTTATGCTTAGGAGGATTGATTGGACTGCTACTGTTGAAAAAGAAGACGATGAAGAAAATGATGATGAGGAGAAACCAGTTAACAAATGTGTGCTTGTTTGGCAGGGAAGTGTTGCTAAACCAAGTTTCAACAGATTTTTCGTCCAAGAATGCAGAAGTGAAGCAGCTGCACGCAAATTCTTTTCAGATCATGGTGTTGCTCATTATTGGGATCTTGCAATCAACTTCACCACCGATGATCCTTTGTAATCTCCATGTTTTGGACTAGTCTGCTCCATGATTCTCGACTTCTTTTCATATTGAAATTTGCTTCCTAGTAACCATGCATTCGACTATGTAATGTTGGGCATCGCTAATTTTCGGAAAAATCTGGTTTCATTATGCTGAGTTGCTTGATAATAATGATTGGGGTTTTGCATATTTTCTGGGATTGTTACAAGTTTTTGTGTGTacatgcgtgtgtgtgtgtatgcGAATAATACGGCTAAACTGAATGAAGTAAGCTTTTGCTGAATAACCTCTAACATggacaatattttttttagggcaaaggtgcagattggtccTTGAACTATACTCcagagcttttagccccccatactcgatcaaagcgcgttgacctccctgaacttctgaaagaagggtgcaattaagtccacccGTTAAACGGCTGTTAAACGCcgttttcttaaaaaaaaaagggttaaggtacagataCCCCCTGAACATGACCCCCCTAGAACGTATACCCCCCCCATTCTCCAACTTGGTACAAATTGCCCCCCAAAATCGACGGAAAGTGTACAACTAACCCCACGGCACAAACGGCCGTTAGACACcgtccatatttttttttatttttatttagtattACATGCGGGGCCCACCAAGAATGTTTACGCGGGTTTCTCTAACAACTGATGCATACGAAGAGTCTCCACATTCAAAACTCAAGAGTCGCCGAAGATTTTCAAGACGACGAAGTTGGAAGCAGCGCGCGATTTCTCAGGCAATAAGTCTCCACCGGCGACCACAAATTGCTACTTCCAAAAAACAGGTAAGTTTTGCTTAAACTCGAATCGTGGGGATGGTTTTTGATTGCAGCCAGTGTTGGATCAGTTCAATCCTAGTTCAATCTATTAACATTCATTGATTAGGGATTAACTGCATGCAATCAAAAACCATCCCCACGATTCGAGTTTAAGCAAAACTTACCTGTTTTTTGGAAGTAGCAATCTGTGGTCGCCGGTGGAGACTTATTGCCTGAGAAATCGCGCGCTGCTTCCAACTTCGTCGTCTTGAAAATCTTCGACGACTCTTGAGTTTTGAATGTGGGAGACTCTTCGTATGCATCAGTTGTTAGAGAAACCCGCGTAAACATTCTTGGTGGGCCCCGCATgtaatactaaaaaaaaaaaacctggaCGGTGTCTAACGGCCGTTTGTGCCGTGGGGTTAGTTGTACACTTTCCGTCGATTTTGGGGGGCAATTTGTACCAAGTTGGAGAATGGGGGGGGGTATACGTTCTAGGGGGGTCATGTTCAGGGGGGTATCTGTaccttaacccaaaaaaaaaaaaaattggagggcAATACGTCGTCGTTTTTGCAATCTCACTCTCATCATCTTTTCCTTCTCGCCGGCAGCCTCCGCCGACGGTCACAAACACTTCCTCGAATGTCTGAATGTCTGTCGGAGAAATTTGACGACAACTCGTCGTTTTCAACATCGTCTACACCAAGGCCAACTCATCCTACGCTCCATCTTGCAAGCCTCCAGCGTCTCTCAACATGAAGAATCTTTCCCTCTCCTCTCTCGctctcatcatcttcttcatcttttccttctCGCCGACGGCCACAAACACTTCCTCGAATGTCTGTTGGAGAAATTCGACAACTCGTCGTTTTCCAACGTCGTCTACACCAAGGCCAACTCATCCTACGCTTCCATCTTGCACGACACCATCTGGAACCTGAGATTCACCACGGAATCTATGCCGAATCTTTAGCGACGGCGGCGTTGACGATTGGAAAAGGGAAATTAGGGCTAGATTTTTGAAGGGGATGTGTAATTGAGAGGAAAGATCGAGGGATGAGAGTACAGCCTCGCCGGCCCGTTAGCAGCGGCGAAGCCGagttgaacggcggcggcggcagatttCAGTTTGGAGAAGGATGGGGCTatggttcatttttttttttggagaaggAATGTGAGAGGGGCGTCGGACTCAGGTGGAGAAACGTCGGTGCAGAGGCGGACAATGGCGTGGACAATCGCTGGAATTCCCAGCGCCGAGGTGGTGCGGCTAATTCTGGTGTGGCACAGCAACGCTGTGTATGAGAGAGGTGGGCGAAAGACAGCAAAAAATAAGTAAAGAGTGTGGGTTTTGGGTCAGAATTGAGGGCAACCCGATtgcacccaagaccacctcaaaatattaaat is a window encoding:
- the LOC130997422 gene encoding protein RDM16-like isoform X3 produces the protein MKKISSLNSNVGSTGVGNQRAKPSSSGVLPSLTSAPVSVPTEGMPSTPNPAAPLQAGVPQIAGLTAQNVEAVKRAHELAAKMGFWQDPEFTTVFNAFPGQMPPDVTIQPKPSKVPVLRLDAMGREIDEEGKVVDIPKAQSLSTLKVNINKQKKDAFRILKPELDVDPETNPHFDPRVGINKNKLLRTKRPTMQFVEEGKWSKDAESIKLRSQFGEAKTKELKAKQAQLAKAKAEPDINPNLIEVGERVITKEKPKESIPDVEWWDVPFLRSGSYGDIIDGRIDVDNIKMDKITIYVEHPRPIEPPAEPAPPPPQPLKLTKKEQKKLRTQRRLAREKDRQEMIRLGVLEPPKPKVKMSNLMKVLGSEATQDPTKLEMEIRSAAAEREQAHIDRNIARKLTPAERRGKKERKLFDDPSTHDTIVSVYKINDLSHPQSRFKVDVNAQENRLSGCAIISEGISVVVVEGGSKAIKRYGKLMLRRIDWTATVEKEDDEENDDEEKPVNKCVLVWQGSVAKPSFNRFFVQECRSEAAARKFFSDHGVAHYWDLAINFTTDDPL
- the LOC130997422 gene encoding protein RDM16-like isoform X2, producing the protein MGLQLDQLLLHLVLILRLLGLVLILLQLSTDWTTSDASSSGGLSRDILAKAKLTLQKKKELAERMKKISSLNSNVGSTGVGNQRAKPSSSGVLPSLTSAPVSVPTEGMPSTPNPAAPLQAGVPQIAGLTAQNVEAVKRAHELAAKMGFWQDPEFTTVFNAFPGQMPPDVTIQPKPSKVPVLRLDAMGREIDEEGKVVDIPKAQSLSTLKVNINKQKKDAFRILKPELDVDPETNPHFDPRVGINKNKLLRTKRPTMQFVEEGKWSKDAESIKLRSQFGEAKTKELKAKQAQLAKAKAEPDINPNLIEVGERVITKEKPKESIPDVEWWDVPFLRSGSYGDIIDGRIDVDNIKMDKITIYVEHPRPIEPPAEPAPPPPQPLKLTKKEQKKLRTQRRLAREKDRQEMIRLGVLEPPKPKVKMSNLMKVLGSEATQDPTKLEMEIRSAAAEREQAHIDRNIARKLTPAERRGKKERKLFDDPSTHDTIVSVYKINDLSHPQSRFKVDVNAQENRLSGCAIISEGISVVVVEGGSKAIKRYGKLMLRRIDWTATVEKEDDEENDDEEKPVNKCVLVWQGSVAKPSFNRFFVQECRSEAAARKFFSDHGVAHYWDLAINFTTDDPL
- the LOC130997422 gene encoding protein RDM16-like isoform X1 → MEKETSSRKRRESDSHRDRESAKEHHHHRSKHDDGRHRRRSDFRAEREGSRDRDARRERERSHSVERKKMKDRGESEERDRDVRRERERSHSVERKKRKERSESEERSEKRTRVYDDSGRDRRRFEDVRTEEGDKDDEGLEFGGDSVTKGVKHEPRNGVATGPIVAPSSTYSETFGARIDSPTTKVSSISKTNENKGVNINRSHEVPGKSSTDWTTSDASSSGGLSRDILAKAKLTLQKKKELAERMKKISSLNSNVGSTGVGNQRAKPSSSGVLPSLTSAPVSVPTEGMPSTPNPAAPLQAGVPQIAGLTAQNVEAVKRAHELAAKMGFWQDPEFTTVFNAFPGQMPPDVTIQPKPSKVPVLRLDAMGREIDEEGKVVDIPKAQSLSTLKVNINKQKKDAFRILKPELDVDPETNPHFDPRVGINKNKLLRTKRPTMQFVEEGKWSKDAESIKLRSQFGEAKTKELKAKQAQLAKAKAEPDINPNLIEVGERVITKEKPKESIPDVEWWDVPFLRSGSYGDIIDGRIDVDNIKMDKITIYVEHPRPIEPPAEPAPPPPQPLKLTKKEQKKLRTQRRLAREKDRQEMIRLGVLEPPKPKVKMSNLMKVLGSEATQDPTKLEMEIRSAAAEREQAHIDRNIARKLTPAERRGKKERKLFDDPSTHDTIVSVYKINDLSHPQSRFKVDVNAQENRLSGCAIISEGISVVVVEGGSKAIKRYGKLMLRRIDWTATVEKEDDEENDDEEKPVNKCVLVWQGSVAKPSFNRFFVQECRSEAAARKFFSDHGVAHYWDLAINFTTDDPL